One Microplitis mediator isolate UGA2020A chromosome 3, iyMicMedi2.1, whole genome shotgun sequence DNA segment encodes these proteins:
- the LOC130664954 gene encoding mRNA export factor GLE1-like: MSINNSLDNTSYSILDITNAFENVKLSALKKAIKVSGSINSVTIGPNAVIESSCKENIENVSNNTNNNNNKINESKSNESSPATESSRGSIRFSIKKILVENELQRKEEVRKSVEKRKEEMERASKAFREEMLLLREILTAKKEQERAAELARLEADEERLAQQDEIKRRHAQQLHAQRLQERKERFEREAQQHQALSERKALITSLDEMFKEKIKSLCVLSSGSKDHTAVAQALAPFVAKFRELHKQIESVNEKARRGELNSADVTYAENIVQQADEIFNLSKIEINRIDALYDEEVARREQDVKQAEAHAYAQAEAEAANIQAITQAQAQVSEQQKQAGPQETLTEQLPDTPPSESNFYEDQESLQILINATTFLNRYAECYQNFLLSPETKRFRFECQKAINIPVNTISAASGSDLMDKYNKLRLLLQGNTNLNINQYPESVAFCKNLLAKNIVNQGETLVSSKPEMAFGVAAVTVALCCDFPDLMALLLAHFRTICPYICPVYLSQLPGQSNEDYYKSIGYKYTDGVIERQDKFLCRISGIMRLYSAIIVTNLRRGVNCPHPHGLQNAWRWLAATLNIAPKPKHVDAIATLIYDILQVCGNAMFNAYPTQFLKLLRTLNDQYYPLLQQSGVIGGPISRLEAFLRNTLATNSIPAPEGQLPLNMW; the protein is encoded by the exons atgagtattaataattcattggACAATACT agCTACAGTATACTAGATATAACGAACGCTtttgaaaatgtaaaattatcgGCATTGAAAAAGGCAATAAAAGTCTCTGGATCTATAAATAGCGTGACGATTGGTCCCAATGCTGTCATTGAATCATCATGTAAAGAAAACATTGAAAATGTTTCCAATAataccaataataataataataaaatcaatgaatcAAAATCGAACGAATCATCGCCTGCTACTGAATCATCCCGAGGATCAATaagattttcaataaaaaaaattcttgtcgAAAATGAACTCCAGCGCAAAGAAGAAGTCAGAAAATCCGTGGAGAAAAGAAAAGAAGAAATGGAACGAGCATCAAAAGCATTTCGGGAGGAAATGCTTTTGCTCAGAGAAATTTTGACAGCAAAAAAAGAACAAGAGCGAGCCGCTGAATTGGCGAGACTTGAAGCTGATGAGGAGAGACTGGCACAGCAGGATGAGATTAAGCGAAGACATGCGCAGCAGCTTCACGCTCAAAGACTCCAGGAACGTAAAGAAAGATTTGAACGCGAAGCTCAGCAGCATCAGGCATTGTCTGAAAGAAAGGCTTTAATTACTTCTCTGGATGAAatgtttaaagaaaaaataaaatctctcTGCGTACTTTCTAGTGGTTCGAAAGATCACACCGCAGTCGCTCAAGCCCTCGCTCCCTTTGTTGCTAAATTTCGTGAGCTGCACAAACAGATCGAAAGCGTCAATGAAAAAGCGCGACGAGGTGAATTGAATTCCGCTGACGTCACTTACGCCGAAAATATTGTCCAGCAAGCAGACGAAATTTTCAatctttcaaaaattgaaatcaacAGAATCGACGCTCTCTATGATGAAGAAGTAGCCAGACGCGAGCAAGATGTGAAACAAGCGGAAGCTCACGCTTACGCTCAAGCAGAAGCTGAAGCTGCAAACATTCAAGCAATCACTCAGGCCCAGGCTCAGGTTTCCGAGCAACAAAAACAAGCAGGGCCTCAAGAGACTCTGACTGAACAATTGCCAGATACTCCGCCAAgcgaatcaaatttttatgaggACCAGGAGTCACTTCAAATTCTGATAAACGcgacaacttttttaaatcgatatgCTGAGTGCTATCAAAACTTTTTACTGTCTCCTGAAACAAAAAGATTCAGGTTCGAGTGCCAAAAAGCCATTAATATTCCAGTCAACACGATATCCGCTGCCAGTGGATCAGATTTGAtggacaaatacaataaacTTCGATTATTGTTGCAAGGAAACACTAATCTCAATATAAATCAATACCCAGAAAGTGTTGCGTtctgtaaaaatttacttgccaAAAATATTgtg aatcaaGGGGAGACTCTGGTTTCCAGTAAACCGGAAATGGCGTTCGGAGTTGCAGCAGTTACTGTGGCGCTGTGCTGTGACTTTCCAGATTTGATGGCACTGCTGTTAGCTCACTTTCGCACGATTTGTCCTTATatctgtcctgtatatttatCTCAATTACCGGGACAAAGTAACGAGGACTACTACAAGTCTATAGGATATAAATACACTGATGGTGTGATCGAGAGACAGGACAAATTTCTGTGTCGGATTTCTGGAATCATGCGATTATACTCTGCGATTATTGTGACAAATTTAAGACGTGGTGTCAACTGTCCACATCCTCACGGGCTTCAGAATGCATGGAGATGGCTTGCAGCCACTTTGAATATAG CGCCAAAACCAAAACATGTTGATGCCATAGCAACGTTAATTTACGACATACTTCAAGTTTGTGGAAACGCGATGTTTAATGCATACCCGACGCAATTTTTAAAGCTTCTAAGAACTCTTAATGATCAGTACTATCCACTTCTCCAACAAAGTGGTGTCATTGGTGGTCCCATAAGTCGTCTAGAAGCTTTTCTAAGAAATACTTTGGCAACAAATAGCATACCAGCACCTGAAGGACAGCTTCCATTGAATATGTggtag